Genomic DNA from Shewanella woodyi ATCC 51908:
GAATACAAGGCAAAGATCAAACAACTCCTGATAGACAGAGACGCAGTTTTAGTGGCTCACTACTACACAGATCCTGAGATCCAGGCGTTAGCGGAAGAGACGGGTGGTTGTGTTTCTGATTCACTTGAAATGGCGCGATTTGGTCGTGATCATCCAGCGAAAACCTTAATTGTTGCTGGCGTTAAATTTATGGGGGAGACCTCTAAAATTTTAAGTCCAGAGAAAACAGTATTGATGCCAACACTCGAGGCGACCTGTTCATTGGACATTGGTTGCCCAATTGAAACCTTTAGCGAGTTTTGCGATGCGCACCCAGATCATACTGTTGTTGTGTACGCCAATACTTCAGCTGCTGTTAAAGCGCGTGCCGATTGGGTGGTAACCTCAAGTATTGCCCTTGAGATTGTTGAGCACTTAGACAGTGAAGATAAGAAAATTATCTGGGGCCCAGATCGTCATCTGGGTAGCTATATTGCTAAAGAGACTGGCGCTGAAATGCTAATGTGGCAGGGAGAGTGCATTGTTCATGATGAGTTTAAAGCAAATGCATTGCGAGAGCTTAAAATACAGCACCCTGATGCCGCTATTTTGGTTCACCCTGAGTCTCCAGCTAGCGTGGTTGAACTTGCAGATGCAGTGGGCTCAACAAGTCAGCTTATTAAAGCTGCTCAAACCATGGAAAATGACACCTTTATCGTGGCTACAGATAAGGGGATCTTCTATAAGATGCAGCAGGCGGCACCAGGAAAAACATTAATTGAGGCACCAACCGGTGGTAATGGGGCAACGTGTCGAAGTTGTGCTCACTGTCCTTGGATGGCGATGAATGGTTTACAAGCGATTGAAGCTTCATTAACGGCTAAAGATACCCAAGAACATGAAATTTTCGTCGATGATGAGTTGCGAAAGGGGGCTTTGATACCGCTTGATCGTATGTTGAATTTTGCCCAAACACTAAACATGAAAGTGAAGGGTAATGCCTAGTTATTGAACGTGCTTGCTGTGATTTTAAGCTGTAAAAATTGATCTAGATTAAAAAGCCCTCAAAATGAGGGCTTTTTACTATTTTATTTACTTTATTTAACGGGAATGGGCTAAACTAATAACCTTAAAAAACATGTTGGAATACAAGGACGTTACTTATGAACTTTCGTTGGGTTGGAAATTTAACAATCACTAACAAACTGCTCTTAGTTATTCTCCCCCCTATCTTAGGATGTATCGTTTTTGGTTGTGCCATTGTTTATAATCAGTACCGCCTCTCAACAGGTTTAGAGCAAGTAAAAGTGCTAAGTGAACTAGCTGTCGTCAATAGCGATCTGGTTCATGAATTGCAAAAAGAGCGGGGCATGAGCGCAGGGTTTATAGGATCGAGAGGCCAAGCTTTTGCGAATACATTGCCAGCTCAAAGAGCAGCAACAGATAAACAGTTGAACAGTTTTAAGCATTTTGTCTCTAACACCTCCCTACCTGAATCATTTTCGAGTCAACTAAGTCAATTAAATCGCGATCTCTCACAGCTTAACTCGATGCGTAAAAGTATTGATAGTTTAACCGTGTCAGTAAAAGAGGAGGTGGCTTTTTATTCCCAGCTCAATAAAGGTTTACTTGGGATAGTGGATCATACAGCAAAAGAGGGTGACAGCCAGGCTATCGCTATTCAGGCGGCTTCTTTTAGCGCTTATCTGCAGATGAAAGAGCGTGCAGGTATTGAGCGCGCGGTACTGAGCTCGACGTTTGGTAATCGTGAGTTTAAACCTGGTATGTTTTTGAAGTTTGCCACTTTAGTGTCTGAACAGCACAGCTATGAGGAGCGATTTCTTGCATTGGCCACACCAGAGGTTCAAGAGCAGTTTCGACAATTAACTCAAACGCGAGCAGTAAAGGATGTACACACCCTACGTGAGCTAGCGTTCAGTGGTAATGCCGATGAACTGAGTGCTCAAAGTGCTGAGCAGTGGTTTGCCAAATCTTCTGCTCGAATTGAGCTCGTTAGGCAGTTTGAAAAGTCACTATCTAAGTCTCTGATCTCACAAACAGATCAGCAACTGAGTGGTTCTACATCGCTTATGTATAGCATCATAGTGCTGATGCTGCTGACAGGTTCCTTAGTCCTCTATATCTCAGTCACTGTCGCTAGATACATGCATACCCGATTACATTACCTTCATGATAGCGTTACAAAAGCCCAGAAGAACTTTGATTTAAACATACGAATTGGAGGGAATACGAATGATGAACTGGGTCAGTTAGGTAACGCGTTCAATCAAATGATGAGTGATTTTGAGAAGGTGATCCACCGCGTTAGAACCAACACTGATAGCCTGCTTAAAGCTTCTGAAAAGATGGAGTCTTGCGCTAATGTGATGCAAAGAGATGTGGCTATTGGCCATAGTGAGACTGAACAAGTAGCCTCTGCAATGACAGAGATGAGCTGTACAGTACAGGAGATAGCACTTAATGCTGTCAAAGCTTCTGAAGCTTCGACAGCTGCCAATATAGAAGCCAAAGAGGGCAATATTGAAGTTGATAAAACGGCTGAAAGTATCCACGAGTTAGCTGAAGAGATTGGTGATGCTTCTAAAGCGATCAATGAGTTGGATAATGATATTCAAGGCATTGTCAGTGTTCTTGGGGTGATTAGCGGTATTGCTGAGCAGACAAATCTTCTAGCGCTTAATGCAGCCATTGAAGCTGCACGAGCGGGTGAGATGGGAAGAGGATTTGCCGTGGTCGCCGATGAAGTAAGAAGTCTTGCTCAACGTGCCCAAACCTCAACAGAGGATATTCGAGATATGACAGAGCGGCTTGAGAAAGGGGCGGCAATTGCTGTACTTGCCATGGAAAAAGGCAAGGCAAAGGCGGAGCTGAGCGTTAAGGAGTCAGAGAAAGCAGGGCAGGATCTGGATAAAATTGTAGCTGAAGTCGGTATTATCGATGCGATGAACGAGCAGATTGCCGCGGCGACTCATGAACAATCAGCAGTATCGGAAGAGGTAAATCGTAACGCTCTTAAGATAAGTGAGATTTATCAAAATACTCAAGCTATTGCCGATGAGCTCAGTGCCCTTAACGAAGGCTTGTTAGCCGATGCGAATATGATGTCTCAAGAGGTCAGTAAATTTAAAATTAGCTAAGTTATCCCGTCATAGATCTACCAACAAGCCCTGCATAAAAGCGGGGCTTTTTGTTAGCGCAGTATTACTATCCTTTGTAACTACTCCTTTACTCCTAAATTAACCAGTTTTTCTTTATTCGTTAAGCAGACTCTGGTAATAGCTGATTATTACAGCCCAAACATAAGGATATGGATTAATGTTCTAGATTTAATTATATATTTCAATATATTGATTATAAACAGTTAATGGCATTAGGGAAGCAGGAGTCATTATGGATAATTTAGATGTGGTTGCAATACTTGGAACCGGTGCAACTGGTTTCTCATTTTTAATGTTATTCATCGGATATAAACTGACATCCGATGTACAAAATAAGATTTTAGACACCAGCCTTTTAGACTTTGAGCCTGAAAAACTTAAAATTTGGGAGGAGATGGCAGGCAAGCAACTTAATAATACACGGATCTTTTTAGGGTTTACCCTGCTTTTTTTAATGGCAGGTCTCGCCATTTTAATACATCGACCTGAAGCCGAAGTTGTATTGAGCTTGACTCCGGTAGAGGCAGAACATCCTACCATTCTCTATATTCAAAATAGAAAAATCACCTTAGATGAAAATGGCAAAGGTTTAATAGTCTTAAAAGATGAGCATGCATTGAATATTGATAATTCAACCGTTTTTTCAAAGCTTTCAAAGCTTGAGGCAAAGTTATCGGCCAGCACTACATCTGAAAATGCCTTAATCCAGCAACTATCAGATAATACTAATGATTCAGGTTTCGGTGACTTTTAACCAGGAGAGCAGCATGGTCAGCTTAATCAAGCATTATGGTTACCTCGTGTTACCGATCCTTTTTTCTGTTCCATTGTTTGGGATAGCAGAAACAATGGAACTTAAGGATGTAAAAGCACTCATCGAAGAGGGAAGGAGCTTAGAAGTCGTTAATACTTTAAAAGAGAGGCTAAATGAAACATCTGAACCGAAAAAGAGAGCAGAGCTACAAGGTGCAATAGGTTGGACCTTAGTACAAGCCAAAGAGTACGAGGAAGCAAATAAGTATTTAGAAAGCTCTTTAGTCGGTGCGACTGATGGCGGCTATACACATATTAAGTTAAGAGCCAATAATAATTTGGGGATCTTACATTATCTGCAAAATGATTTTGAAGTTTCACGGAGTTATTTCAATCAAGAGATAGCCAGTAATAGTAAGACCGCAAAGATATACCTTAGGTTATTAGACATCAAAGAGAGGGAGTATTTGGGGAAGGAAGCCCTGTTATCTGGTGTTGGGAAAAGACAGAGCAAACAGTTTCAAGAGGCGATAAATGAGTATGAGGTATCATTAGAACACCAACCTAATAACCCTAAAACACTCGAGTTTAAGGGTTATGCAGAATTTAGGTTAGGGAACCTAGAGGAAGCTTATCATACGCTTGAGCAAGCAAAGCATGCCGATCCCAAACGCAAGTTTACCCATCTGAACTTGCTAAAAGTAAGCTGCGCACTTAAATCCTTACAAAAGGTACTGCAGGTGATTAATGGATCAGAGCTAGAACAGGAAGTGTTTATCGATTGGGCCGAGCGGGATCTTGAACTTCAAAGGGTTTGTGATGGAAATGAGGCCTTTACAGACTTTATTCAAGCTAAGTAGCGCTGAATATCTGATAGGCTTGTGAGTTCATTCAACGCAGAAGTAGGCAGCCAAAGCCCTTACAGGCGAGCTTTAGCAATTCAGATACTGCGTTAACGAGCTTAACCGTAGAAAAACAATGCTCTTCACTCGTTGCAAACCATAGGGTCTTGTATGTTCCTGACATACATAAGACATTTCCTCCACTGACCCATAGGGATATGGGAAATGTCTTTAAAGCGTGTGGAACGCTTAAGACCCTAGTCAGATGTGGTGAATGTCATTAATGCACGACTATATAGTCTATTTTGTTCCATACAAAATAAGACATTTCTTCCTTTCCATGGAAAGTTCCAAAAGATCTCTTCAAACTATTGTAGGCCTTTAGCAAATATCAATACTGCTCGAGCTATGTCTGTAGGGGCTTCAGGCAGTAAGGCGTGGCCAGTATTTTCTATTATCTCAACACTTAGCTGATCACCAAGTTGTACCTTTAGCAAGTCTGCAGCATCTTTGATTGGGGCGATAGTGTCCCTTTCCGCTTGCAGAATCATCATAGGCAAGCCACCAGCCTGCTGCCAGAGTTTGTCAGCGGTATGCTCCACTGCAGAGACCTGAAGCAGAGCTGTTTGCAGATACCAGCCTCGCAACCAATAGTCCGGCACCTCATTGTCTTCAGCAAAGAATGCATAGCGAATAGCCTCTTCACGGTGGGATGCAGTCAGATACGGCGTGATTGAATTACGTAACGCCTGCCTGGCCTTTGGCTCTACCTCGCGCTGACCACCTGCGGCAATTAACACAACGCCTTTTGCAATATCGGGATACTTGCTTGCTGTCGCGCGCATTACCCTATTGCCAAAAGCATGACCGATTAATAAAACCGTCTCAGCATTTCCAGTTTCTGCGATGTCGTGATGGACAATCTGTGCGACGTCATCAGCTAGTCTATACAGGCTGATCGGCTTTTCAAGCAGCTCACTACCTCCAATACCTGGCGCTTCAACGGCAAGGGTACGGTACCCCGCTTTGTTTAGGCTTAAAACCAGTTCATTAAAGTCACTTGCTTCACGCCCAAGACTTGCAACAAGCGTTATACGCGGCCCAGTACCAGATACGTGCCATGCCATACGATTGCCATTGGCCAAAATCATAGACTGGGTTTCACCTACGGGGGTTCTTGCTTCAAGCATGGCAAAGGGATACAGCAATCCTAGATAAACGACCAAGCCAATAGAGAGTACGGACACGGTTAGCAGTAATTGTTTTTTCATTATTTAACCTTTACTAGAGGTGCGTTATTAACTGGTGAACCAGAAATGACCCGAAACACTGTAACGGCTTCTGTTTTGGGATTGCTAATGGTTCGAAATATCAGGCAGGGATACAACGGGCATGGACTTTAGCCCGCAATATCATTCAGGTTTGAAATTAAACCTGGATTTATCTATTAGTTCGCTCGGTTTATCTCTACCAAAGAACTTAAGTAGCCGATACCACCTTTATCATGGAAGTCTTCAACCTCAACATAGTAAGCTAGGTTTTTACCGTCAATTTTTTCAAGCTGTGACTGAAATTTACCATTGACCATTTTCATGGCTTTAAATTCCCATTTAGCTTCGCGCCAGTCTAATGAGCGGTTAACGGAGTAGTACAAGCGGACATGCTTCAAGGTATTTGAAGATGCAACATCTGCAATCACATTGACTTTCGCCCCTTCGACTTGTGATTCAACTTCGACTGTAGGCAGTTTGCGGTCATAAAATACATGAGCTAGCCAAGTGCGCCATGAATGTAAGTGTTTCTTTGAAACCCATGAATGACGTAGGTTATCTACATATAAAAACGCTTTGTCGCCTTTAAGCTCACTCATCATACCGTTGGGTGCACCTAGTCCAAAGAACTCATCATTGGTACCCAGAGCGACAAAATAAGGTGTGTTAATCTTTTTCTTCCAGAGATAAGGGTCAAAAGCCATGGTAGCCAAGTTCCCCGCAGGTCCATTCATTTTTGCTAAGAGCTTATCAGCTGGTTGAAATGCCGGCCCGTCTCTTTCAACAGCAGGACCACCAACATCAGTGCCAAACGATTCAAACTTTCTCATAATGTCGTAAAGCACATTACCGCCGTAATAACAGGTTGCCATAACACCGGCTAAGCGATCATCACCAGCTCCTAAGGCGATTGACGAGGCAAAACCACGTTTAGAGCAGCCCATAATGACGGCCTTTTTTGCTGCTATCCCTTCAATCGACTCAAGCAAGGTAATGGCTTTTAAATAACTTGTGGCAATAGGCGCATAACCAATCCAGCTCAAATCAAATGTGTCTATCGCCATTTGTAAGCCATAACCCATCAAATTACTTTCGTCCTTATCAAAAATTAACGTGGCAGGGTTTGGAAATATCATGATCGGTGTATGCAAGTCTATCGCGGTTACTTCAGCGTATTCGGCCTCAGTATTTAATTCGGTACCCGGTATTTTTTGACGGTCAAAAAGGTGACGTAAGTGTTCAGGCACGACATTAGATTCTACAAGCTGATTTTGATGACCCCCTGCTGTACTCTCTGTTTCATGTTGACCTTTGAAAGCACGATTGGTGGCAATGATGCCGACATTCCCCTCACCTTGGTAATTAGCAGGAACATAGATAGTTGCAGGGTGCCTCCAAGTAGAGCCGTGCCATTTCTGACTGGTAAAAGAGAGCTTAATGACTCTGACCTTCTCGCCGGGACGTGACTGACTATCAACTATTTTATCTTGCTTGATCTCCACATCTAACGTGGATTGGTCCTTGATTTCATCCAAGTCAAAATAACTGGCTGGGCCAATAAAGCGGTATGAAAGATAGTCCTTTATTGCTCCACGAGATAGAAAGAGAGTGAGCGTTACGCAGATAAGGAAAACTACAATGCTAAGAAGTGCTTTTTTCATTCTATGGCTCTTTTTTTAGTTGATACGAAATAGTCGTCATGTGATTAGTTAATCTCAATAAAGTGTCTGAGTCGACTTTAACAGCGGGTTTAGTTTTGCTCACAAACCCCCTTAAATGATAGAAAAAATGGGGTACTAAGTACCCCTAACGCCCAAGTGATGAACGAAAAAACTTATTCAAAGTGGTAGCTAGCGCGAAGACCAAAGGTCCTTGGTGTTCCCATGACACATCGAATAAGTGTGCCACCATTGCTTACCGTACCAAACTGATCACCAAAAGGTTGGTTAAAGGTATTTTGGCAATAAGATTCATTAGTCACATTTTCAGCATAAAGTTGCACACTCCAATCCTCATTGCTGCCTAAAAGCCCAAGTCTGATATTGGTTAAAGCAAAAGCTTCTTGAATATCCTGAGGATTATTATTTGTCGTTGAGCCAACATTAGCATCATCTTGCCAATTTGATTCAATACGTGCATACCAACCTAAATTCGCACTTGAAAACGTATCCGCATATTCAGCAAAGGCACTCAATTGATTTTTAGGGGAACGATTATTCGGTGTTCCTGTTAAATCTTGTGGACCGGGTATACCCGGGAGGTTGGTTGCGTCTTTGTAATCAAGAAATGCTGAGTCTAAATAAGCATATGAAGCTCTCAAGGTTAATTCATCGGTGGGATAAACGTTCATTTCGAGCTCTAACCCTTGCTGCCTTAATTTACCAACATTACTGGTAATAAAGTTTAAGCCTTTAAAAGAGCGGTCTTGAAAGTTATCTATTTCGGTTCGGTACAATGTAGCATTAGTTGTCATGACCCCTTCAAATAAGGTAGATCTTGCCCCAATTTCATAATTAATTACTTCTTCTGAGTCTATTGTTCGCTCATCGGCCGTCAGTCCGCCTTGTGTCATAACAGAATTAAAGCCACCCGATTTGAAACCAGTTGAAACGGTTGCAAACATCATTAAGTCTTGGTCAAACTGGTATTTACTGTTTAATAACCAAGTCACTTGTGAGTCATCAAAGCTAAGCTGATGATCTTCTGCTCCTGCTAAAAGAGCGCCAGCGACAAGGTTTGTTGGTGCGACCAGCATATCAGCACTTTTACTATCGTCGGTGTATCGAATACCTGCAGTAATATCTAGTTTATCATTCAAGTGCCAAGTACCTTGGTAGAAAGCCGCCAAGGATTCTGTTGTTTGTGAGAAAGCTGCAGGGGTTGCATTTTCTTGCGGCATTGCTAAACAAGCAGTGATTGTCGCTTGGATAAGAGCGGGTGGCATTCCAGCAAGCGATGCGCCAACGCCAACAGGACAGAAAGCCGCACCTAAATGAAAGGTTTGATCAATGCTATAACTCTCTTTGCTAAAATACACACCGGTAATGTAGTCTTATGTTTCACCAATTGGCGAAATAAACTGTAACTCTTGGCTAAATGAACGGCTAGAATAATCTGATTGTCTGGCGGCTAAATCAAGTGGTAGCCTTGTTATATCACCTTCGAGGGTATTGTTACTCCAATCTCTATATGAAGTTATTGATTTAATAGAATAATATGTAAGCAGGTTGTTCCAATTCATTTCCAACATGGTGCCCCACTGGGAACTTTCCATATTATCGTCATGGACTTGATTAACAACCCCATCTATCCCCGATAAATCAGGCACAGCACCTAAGTAATTGAGCACTTGAAGCCTTTCTGGTGTTGCTGATTCAGGTAAAACTTCTATCGGTGACCCTGTACCGTTAAGTTTTTGATAATCAAATTTTACTAAGGCATTAAAATCATCTGACGCTTGATAAAGGAAAGATAATCTTGCTAGGCTACTGTCATTCTCACCTAACTTGTCGTTACCATCGTATAAGTTTTCTCCGAAACCGTCATCAGCGCTATAGTTTAAGTTAGCTCGCACGGCTAAATTATTGGTTAAGCTAGCATTGGCCGTAATAGCGGTATCTAGTGCGCCAAAGTTACCTACGCCCATGGAGATATCAGTATAATTTTCACCAAGCTCTGGGGATTTACTTCGTATATTCACCACACCGATCGAAGCATTACGACCGAACAATGTCCCTTGCGGGCCACGTAATACTTCAACCATTTCAATATCTGTAAATGAGCCCAGTAAAGCACCTGGTCTTGGCATATATACACCATCAATGTACGTGGCGACACTTGGCTCTAAAGCGGCGTTAGAAGAGGTGCCAACACCACGAATACCGATAGTCTGGCTAACTTGCATACTTGATTTTGATACATATAAATTAGGGGTAAACGCGCTAAGGTCAGCCACCTCTTCGATACCTGATTTAACCATGTCTTCACCACTGAAGGCGACTACAGAAATAGGCACTTCTTGAATAGATTGTGCACGTTTCGTTGCCATAACAGAAATTACTTCAATTTCTGAGTTATTGACGGTTTCATCTTCTGTTTTTTCTTGTGCGATAACTGGCGAAAAAGAAGCAGCCATAGCTAATGAGGTTACCGCAAAAATTGGTTTGATTTTATGCATTATTATTATTTTCTCCAATCAGAATGATTAATAATCATCAACATAGCCTCTTTTCATGATGACATATAATGAGTTATATTGAACTATCTATGCATAATACGAATATCTGAGAACGCCCTATGCTAACCGTAAAACAACTACAACATGTTATTGCGATTAAAAAAGCGGGTTCTATTCAGGCTGCGACGGAATTGGCCTGTATCAGCCAATCAGCGTTAACAAGAGACTATGGCGTCAATAGCTAAATTTGAGCTTTTGGCGCTTCCCACATAACACCATCTCTTAGCATCGAGTTTAACGTTACAACCATCTTCCTGATACAGGCAATTATCGCCACTTTTTTCGGTTTTCCAGCAGCGACTAATCGCTGATAAGTTTGTTTGAAAACTGGGTTAGACTGAATTGCAGACATCATAGCCATGTATAAAACTGTTCTGACTTGATGCCTTCCTCCTTGAATTTTTCTTTGGCCTTTGAAACGGCCACTTTCCTTATTCATTGGTGCAACACCAACCAGTGAACTTGCTTCTTTGTTATTGATATATCCGAGTTCAGGGAGATTACTAATAATAGAAGCTGCGGCTATTTTACCTATCCCTTTCATGCTTTGTAGAATGATGTTTTTGGCTTGATAGTCAGGGCATGACTCGATGAGTTTAATGATTTTAGCTTCAATCTTTTCTATCTGATTTTTAAAGGCTGTTAAGATAGGTTTTATTGTCATTGCTAGGTCTTTAGGCAGAATTTGAAGGCGGTTTTTCTCCATAGTTTGCATTGCCAAAATTTGGTTACGCCTTGAAACCAAATCGCTCATAGCCTGCATGATGCTGGGCTTTAAAGTAGATAGCTTAGGTTTAATTGCTTCACCATAATGAGCGATAAGTTTAGCGTCTAATTTGTCTGTTTTTGCGCGTTGACCAATCGCGCCAGCAAAACGTTTTATGTGTATAGGGTTGGCGATAACGAAGGGTAGATTGGCTTCAGCACAGGCCATGATAAATGGCATTTCTAGGCGACCTGTCGCTTCAATAACAATACGTTTTGGTGTGTATTGTTTAATGCTGTTTACCGCATCCTTAATCCCTTTCTCATCGTTTTTAACGGTGAAAAAGATATCGAGTGGCCGAATATAAATGTCGAGCTGAAACTTGCCAGTATCGACACCTACGCTAATGTTTTGATTAGTTTTTGAATTCATAATAAGCTAACTCTTGCTTGCAAATGCGGGTTCGAGACCCAGTAGACTATTCGAGTGTTTTGCTTGGAGTCCTTTGTCGCGTTCTTTCTTGTTATCGGTCTCTCAATAGAGGAGCCATCGCTCAATCGAACTACGACAAGGAAAGCTTTAGTTGCAGCTAAAGCCTGGGTCTCACATTACCCGAAACAGGGAAGTATTTGTAAATTAGGTGAGTTTATTATCCATACAAGAAGCCTAATGAATTTAGAGGACAGCTTAGGGGTTGTACTATTTGAACGGTACAAAACTGGGGTAATACCGACACCATTTTGCAACTCAATCATTGAACAGTGCCAGCAAGTTCTGTACGAATTAGATGACATTAAGCACAATGCCAATATTTATAGGGGATTAGAAGAAGGGGAGTTAAAAATAGGGGTCGGTAGAGCTAGCACAGGTCTGATTTGCCAGAATATTCTGCCAAAATTTGTTGCGGCTTACCCTAAAGTACAAGTTTCAATTATTGAAGGAACCCCTGAAGAACTTACTCTACGATTACAACAACGCGAATTCGATTTTATCATTGCGGGTTTTGGTAGTTACGCCAATGTTGAGCAGATAAAAGTTTCTCGACTAAAATCGATTTCCTTGTCAATTATTGTGAATAACGAACATCCTGTTAATAAACTACCAACTGTTACTTGGCAGGATTTGCTTCCTTACCCAATTATCGGTGCAACGAAGCTTTCTACCTCTAATCCCTTGTATAAGTTGTTTGAAAAGCTCACTAATAAAACCCCTTCACTACCATCGGTCATGTGCTCCGACTATCAAGCATTGAAAAATATAGTGTTAAGTTCGAATGCTTGGCTTATAGCGCCAACACCAATCTTTGAACGAGAAATAAAAGAGAAGCAATTAACTAGAATTGAACTATCAGTCAAAGAAATGGAAATAGATTTATCTGTCATTGAACTGAGTAAAAGGCAGCGATCCCCCATGTCTGAGAAGTTTATCAGTTTATGTGAGGGATTCTTTTGCAACGAAAACCACAATGAAGTAAACAACTAAAAGTTTTTACATAAATGGGGCGTTACCCAAGGTGCTTTTTTGGTGAGAGTGTGGTGGTTAGACTCTTTACGTTAAGGAGGGAGAGCAAAATTGATAGGCTACAAACTCATTAACCACTCTTAGCTATTGCTGAAACGAAAAAGGCCTAACATCTCTGCTAGGCCTTAATCTAAATATGGCGGTGAGTTAGGGATTCGAACCCTAGATGGGCTATAAACCCATACACACTTTCCAGGCGTGCTCCTTCAGCCACTCAGACAACTCACCAATTTTATCACTATTATTACGTGTTAGTTTCACGTTAAAACTGCTTTATCTCTATATAACATAGAGATAAGTTTGGAAATCGCTAACAAATCATTAAACTATGCTGACTGGCTTTCCCTGTTAACGGAGCCGTACTTTACGCAAAAGCCTGAAGATGGTCAAGCGATAAAACTGACATTTCAATCGTTTGCGTATTAGATAGTCAAATAGCGTTTATTTAAAACGCTTTAGCAGTGTATTTTACAAGAGGGGGCTAAACATATAGAAAAACTGCTCAATGATCCTCTTATAAACGGGTCTTTTACGCCACCTTTCATGTTCGAGCTGTGTCGAGTCATCTATATAGCTCTGTTGAAGTTGACTTAGCTTCTGAGTAAAAGCCAGATCGTCTACCGCCAAAGTGACTTCGTTATTTAGCCATAGACTGCGCATATCTAGGTTAACAGTGCCTATCAGACAGTGGTTTTGATCGATAACAACTGATTTAGTGTGTAAGAGTCCACCTTTAAAGCGGTAGATCTTAACCCCTGCACTGAGCAGTTCACCGAAGAAGGAGCGGCTGGCCCATTTAACCATGGTTGAGTCATTTCTCTCTGGAATGATGAGCTCGACAATGACGCCGCGCTGAGCTGCTGATGTTAATGCAAACATGAGATTTTCACTGGGAACAAAGTAGGGGGTCGTGATAACGATTTTTGATTTTGCCTGATAGATACTTAGTAGCAACACCTGATGAATAATCTCTGAGGGCATCCCAGGTCCCGAAGGGATCACCTGCAGCATATCAATAGGGTGATCAGCATTTAACTTGATGCACTCTGGGGCTTCTGGCAGCTGCCTGTGATTGGTTTCGACTTCCCAGTCCCAGCTATTAATCGTGTTGAGCACAGGCACGTTCGAGCCTGTAATTCGCACCATCACATCGACCCACTGTCCAACATGGGCATTTTGTTTGAAAAAGGCTGGATCGACCAAGTTCATTGAGCCTGTATAGCCTATTTGATTATCAATGATGACAATTTTACGGTGCATCCTAAGGTCTAAACGTCTGAAGAACATTCTAAGCGGGGATACAACCAGAGCCTCTGTCACCTCTATACCACTTTGTTTAAACTGTTTTGGCCAATGGCTCTTAAAGAACTGCCGACTTCCTGCTGCGTCCAGTAATAGCTTAATCTCAACGCCTCGCT
This window encodes:
- a CDS encoding TonB-dependent receptor, translating into MHKIKPIFAVTSLAMAASFSPVIAQEKTEDETVNNSEIEVISVMATKRAQSIQEVPISVVAFSGEDMVKSGIEEVADLSAFTPNLYVSKSSMQVSQTIGIRGVGTSSNAALEPSVATYIDGVYMPRPGALLGSFTDIEMVEVLRGPQGTLFGRNASIGVVNIRSKSPELGENYTDISMGVGNFGALDTAITANASLTNNLAVRANLNYSADDGFGENLYDGNDKLGENDSSLARLSFLYQASDDFNALVKFDYQKLNGTGSPIEVLPESATPERLQVLNYLGAVPDLSGIDGVVNQVHDDNMESSQWGTMLEMNWNNLLTYYSIKSITSYRDWSNNTLEGDITRLPLDLAARQSDYSSRSFSQELQFISPIGET
- a CDS encoding helix-turn-helix domain-containing protein, whose product is MLTVKQLQHVIAIKKAGSIQAATELACISQSALTRDYGVNS
- a CDS encoding PhoPQ-activated protein PqaA family protein; this translates as MKKALLSIVVFLICVTLTLFLSRGAIKDYLSYRFIGPASYFDLDEIKDQSTLDVEIKQDKIVDSQSRPGEKVRVIKLSFTSQKWHGSTWRHPATIYVPANYQGEGNVGIIATNRAFKGQHETESTAGGHQNQLVESNVVPEHLRHLFDRQKIPGTELNTEAEYAEVTAIDLHTPIMIFPNPATLIFDKDESNLMGYGLQMAIDTFDLSWIGYAPIATSYLKAITLLESIEGIAAKKAVIMGCSKRGFASSIALGAGDDRLAGVMATCYYGGNVLYDIMRKFESFGTDVGGPAVERDGPAFQPADKLLAKMNGPAGNLATMAFDPYLWKKKINTPYFVALGTNDEFFGLGAPNGMMSELKGDKAFLYVDNLRHSWVSKKHLHSWRTWLAHVFYDRKLPTVEVESQVEGAKVNVIADVASSNTLKHVRLYYSVNRSLDWREAKWEFKAMKMVNGKFQSQLEKIDGKNLAYYVEVEDFHDKGGIGYLSSLVEINRAN
- a CDS encoding TonB-dependent receptor, yielding MYFSKESYSIDQTFHLGAAFCPVGVGASLAGMPPALIQATITACLAMPQENATPAAFSQTTESLAAFYQGTWHLNDKLDITAGIRYTDDSKSADMLVAPTNLVAGALLAGAEDHQLSFDDSQVTWLLNSKYQFDQDLMMFATVSTGFKSGGFNSVMTQGGLTADERTIDSEEVINYEIGARSTLFEGVMTTNATLYRTEIDNFQDRSFKGLNFITSNVGKLRQQGLELEMNVYPTDELTLRASYAYLDSAFLDYKDATNLPGIPGPQDLTGTPNNRSPKNQLSAFAEYADTFSSANLGWYARIESNWQDDANVGSTTNNNPQDIQEAFALTNIRLGLLGSNEDWSVQLYAENVTNESYCQNTFNQPFGDQFGTVSNGGTLIRCVMGTPRTFGLRASYHFE
- a CDS encoding LysR family transcriptional regulator — its product is MNLEDSLGVVLFERYKTGVIPTPFCNSIIEQCQQVLYELDDIKHNANIYRGLEEGELKIGVGRASTGLICQNILPKFVAAYPKVQVSIIEGTPEELTLRLQQREFDFIIAGFGSYANVEQIKVSRLKSISLSIIVNNEHPVNKLPTVTWQDLLPYPIIGATKLSTSNPLYKLFEKLTNKTPSLPSVMCSDYQALKNIVLSSNAWLIAPTPIFEREIKEKQLTRIELSVKEMEIDLSVIELSKRQRSPMSEKFISLCEGFFCNENHNEVNN
- a CDS encoding IS110-like element ISShwo3 family transposase, coding for MNSKTNQNISVGVDTGKFQLDIYIRPLDIFFTVKNDEKGIKDAVNSIKQYTPKRIVIEATGRLEMPFIMACAEANLPFVIANPIHIKRFAGAIGQRAKTDKLDAKLIAHYGEAIKPKLSTLKPSIMQAMSDLVSRRNQILAMQTMEKNRLQILPKDLAMTIKPILTAFKNQIEKIEAKIIKLIESCPDYQAKNIILQSMKGIGKIAAASIISNLPELGYINNKEASSLVGVAPMNKESGRFKGQRKIQGGRHQVRTVLYMAMMSAIQSNPVFKQTYQRLVAAGKPKKVAIIACIRKMVVTLNSMLRDGVMWEAPKAQI